One part of the Sarcophilus harrisii chromosome 5, mSarHar1.11, whole genome shotgun sequence genome encodes these proteins:
- the MEIG1 gene encoding meiosis expressed gene 1 protein homolog, translated as MASSDMKPKSISRAKKWSDEIENLYRFQQAGYRDEIEYKQVKQVAMVDRWPETGYVKKLQRRDNTFYYYNKQRECEDKEVHKVKIYAY; from the exons ATGGCTAGTTCTGACATGAAACCAAAATCAATAAGTCGCGCCAAAAAATGGTCAGATGAGATAGAGAATCTGTACAGATTTCAGCAAGCAGGATATCGGGATGAAATTGAATATAAACAAGTGAAGCAAGTCGCTATG GTAGATCGTTGGCCAGAGACAGGCTATGTGAAGAAGCTTCAGAGAAGAGATAATACTTTCTATTACTATAATAAACAGAGGGAATGTGAAGACAAGGAGGTTCATAAAGTTAAAATTTATGCTTATTAG